From Penaeus chinensis breed Huanghai No. 1 chromosome 29, ASM1920278v2, whole genome shotgun sequence:
gctctctcgctcgctctctctctctctctctctctctctctctctctctctctctctctctctctctctctctctcgctcgctcgctcgctcgctctttctcgctctctctctctctctctctctctcctctctctctctctctctctctctctctctctctctctccctctctctctctctctctctctctctctctctctctctctcgctcgctctctctctctctctctctcgctcgctcgctctctctctctctctctcttctctctctctctctctctctctctctcactctctctttctctctctctcgctcgctcgctctctctctctctctctctctctctctctctctctctctctctctctctctctctctctctctctctctatctctcactcgctctctctctctctctcttctctctcctctctctctctcgctcgctctctctctctctcgctcgctcgctctctctctctctctctctctctctctcctctctctctctctctctctctctctctctctctctctctctctcgctctctctctctctctcttctctctcgctcgctcttctctctctctctctctctctctctctctctctctctctctctctctctctctctcctctctctctctctctctctctctctctctctctctttctctctctctctctctctctctctctctctctctctctctctctctctctctctctctctctctctctctctctctctctctctctctctctctctctctctctctctctctctccctctctctctctctctctctctctctctctctctctttctctctctctctctctctctctctctctctctctctctctctctctctctctctctctctcttctctctctctctctctctctctctctctctctctctctctctctctctctctctctctctctctctctctctctctctctctctctctctctctctctctctctctctctctctctctctctctctctcctaccttcctatATCATTCACCCTTATCTTCGCCCCCCTGTTTCCACTCCCCTGTCCTGTGCCATTAACTTTTTAAACAGCTgattttagtatttttgtttaCGAGCTGACCCCGTGACCCAGTCGTGTGaccttattttgtatttgtttttgtgtttttgttgttttttgttttatttcacgaggaggtgtgtgtgtgtgtgtgtgtgtgtgtgtgtgtgtgtgtgtgtgtgtgtgtgcgtgtgcgtgtgcgtgtgtgtgtgtgtgtgtgtgtgtgtgtgtgtgcgtgtgctctctCGTGTATACATATCCCGGTTTGTTAACCCTTCATGTACACTCAcctgcctttcctctccccagACACACTTggcatcttcttcatctttcccctcttccctcccctattcctcatcttcttagccccgccttctttcccctcccttctccttccttcaccttcttccccttgtcactttctccccctttccctccctctcccgtctccctcccttccctccctctcccctctccctcccttccttccctctcccctctccctcccttcctttcttcttcccctcccttccttcccccttccctctcccttccttcccttcttcttcccctcccttccttcccccttccctctcccttccttcccttcttcttcccctcccttccctccctcttcccctcccttccttccctcttccctctccctcccttccttccctcttcccctcccttccctccagctcccctctccctcccttcccttcttcttccctcccttccttccctctcccctctccctcccttccttccctctaccctctccctcccttccctccctccacctcccttccttccctctcccctctcccttcccttcctcttcccctcccttcattccctctctcccttccctccctcttcccctccctcccttccctctcccctctccctcccttccctcccgcttcccctctccctcccttccttccctcttcccctcccttccctccctctcccctctccctcccttccctccctcttcccctcccttccttccctccctcccttccctccctcttcccctcccttccctccctctccctccctctttccctcccttccttccccctcccctctccctcccttcccttcttcttcccctccctttcctcctctctcccctctcccttccctcccgcttcccctctccctcccttccctcccgcttcccctctccctcccttccttccctcttcccctcccttccctccctctcccctctccctcccttccctccctcttcccctcccttccttccctccctcttcccctcccttccctccctctccctccctcttcccctcccttccttccctctcccctctctctcccttcccttcttcttcccctcctttccttccctctcccctctccctttccttcctcttcccctccctttattcctccctcccttccctccctcttcccctcccttccttccctctcccctctccttcccttctctcccgctccccctctccctcccttccttcactcttccctcccttccctccctctctgctctccctcccttccctccctcttcccctcccttccttccctccctcccttccctccctcttcccctcccttccttccctctcccctctccctcccttcccttcttcttcccctcccttccttccctctcccctctcccttcccttcctcttccccttccttcattccctccctcccttccctcccgcttcccctctccctcccttccctccctctcccctctccctcccttccttccctcttcccctcccttccctccctctccctctcttccttccctctccctcccttccttccctctcccctctccctcccttccctcccgcttcccctaccttccctccctcccccctctccctcccttccctccctctccctccctcttcccatcccttccttccctctcccctctcccacccttccctccctctcccctctccctccctcttcccctcccttccttccctctcccctctccctcccttccctccctcttgtcccccttgacccatccccctccccttaacccttttCCCAAACCCCTTACGCACTaataccttcctcttcctcgtttcttatTAACACCTTCCTTTGCCCAGCCCCCTTACCCCTAACCTTACCCTATACCCGCAACGATTCAACACCAAGTCCGCGGTTTTCGTGAAGCCAACCTGACCTTTTTCTTTCGCCTCCTTGCCTATAACCCTCCTTTTCCCCAAATCTTCAAAATCTCCTCAAAATAAACTCCAAATAAATCTCATCTTACCTCAAACATAAAATCCAGATCATACTCGTAGTGGCAACCGCAGCGGTCCATCAACCCGCCGACTCCGTAACTAACCGCAATAAAACCCGCGAACGCCATCTTGTTTTGGCACAGCTGATAGCAAGCTTGAGCCCGATCTTGACCGTTGTTCAGCTTGCCTATCtacgggagagaaaaaagaaaagaaaaagataataggtagttaatatttttgttgttgatgctggtttggtttttgttttgtttttgttgtttgaagGGGAGGATATTGtcatttcttttcagttttttttttttgttgttggtgggagAGGGATACtggtgtatttgttttgtttttttttccgaaatgtTGATTATATTCTCTCGAAAGGTCTTTGAGTTATatgaaatactctctctctctctctctctctctctctctctctctctctctctctctctctctctctctctctctgtgcgtgtgtatgtgtgtgtgtgtgtgtgtgtgcgtgtgtgtgtgtgtgtacgtgtgtgtgtgtgtgtatgtgtgtgtgtgtgcgtgtgtgtgtgtgtgtgtgtgtgtgtgtgtgtgtgtgtgtgtgtgtgtgtgtgtttgtatattatatatcttgtccctctattttcctatttctctctgcctcccctcacctcttcctctctctctcttcactcactcacccaacccactcactcacccaacccacctacccaccacccacgccttcccttccctgcctatAAACCCCCTACGtacacttacacccacacttacacccacTTTACACTTACAAAATCGCGCCCACACGCCCGGCCTTGAGAGTTCGTATATCTTGCAATTATCACTTATAATGAAGCCCAATTAACAAATTAAGTTTATACTTCCATATCCTTCGTTGCACCACTACGgaccatcattaacaatatttctAATTAATAAGGTATGCAGAGAGATTTCTCGTTACGTCAGATCATTTTTGCATGACATACAGATCTCATGTCATGAGGTGCCTGCCATGCGTTTGGGGATCTGGGTTGTGATTTTTAATTGGTTGTGATTTTtgttgtgatttatatatatacatacacacacacacacacacacacacacacaaacacacacacacacacacacacacacacacacacacacacaaacacacacacacacacacacacacacacacacacacacacacacacacacacacacacaaacatatatatatatatatatatatatatatatatatatatatatatatatataatttgaagaagaaagtattaaagatttttttaaatatcagtaTAATATCATCGACTGAAAAAACGCATACAATAGCATCGTAAAATTCAGCAAAACGTGATAAAGGTTTTGCTGAATTTGaggctgaaaaaaatatatctttatttacgatttttttaattaaaaaatactagacacgctaaaaaaagaaaaaaaacaacatgagagagggaagtaaggagagaaagagaaggaggaaaagttggatgaagagaaggagagggagggagagagggagggaagaagtgaaagagggaggaagggaggaagggaggaaggaaggaagaaagaggagaaaagcagcaaaagagagagtgaaaagtgacgaaagaaagaaaaagaagaagaaaaaatttatatcacctctctctctatctatctatctatctatctatctatctatctatctatctatctatctatctatctatctatctctctcactctctctctctctatctgactctctctctctctatctctctctcactctctctctctctatatatatatctctctctctctctctccttcaactctctcgctctctctctctctctctctctctctctctctctctctctctctctctctatctatctatctatctatctatctcactctctctctctctctctctctctctctctctctctctctctctctatctatctatctatctatctctctctctctctctctctctctctctctctctctctctctctctctctctctctctctctctctcccgctctctctctctctctaactctctccctctctatctctctatctcctctctctctctctctctctctctctctctctctctctctatctatctatctatctatctatctatcctatctctcttcactctctctctctctatctgtctctctctctctctatctctctctcactcctctctctctctctctccctctctctctctcgtcctctctctctctctctctctctctctctcttctctctctctctctctccttcactccccctctctctctctctctctctctctctctctctctctctctctctctctctctctctcccgcctctctctctaactctctccctctctatctctctctctcctctctctctctctctctctctctctctctctctctctctctctctctctctctctctctctctctctctctctctctctctctctcccgctctctctctctctaactctctccctctctatctctctctctcctctctctctctcctctcactctctctctctctctctctctctctctctctctctcttctctctctctctctatatatatatctctctctctctctctccttcaactctctcgctctctctctctctctctctctctctctctctctctctctctctctctctctatctatctatctatctatctatctcactctctctctctctctctctctctctctctctctctctctatctatctatctatctatctctctctctctctctctctctctctctctctctctctctctctctctctctctctctcccgctctctctctctctaactctctccctctctatctctctatctcctctctctctctctctctctctctctctctctctctctctctctctctctctctctctctctctctctctctctcccgctctctctctctctaactctctccctctctatctctctctcctctctctctctctctctctctctctctctctctctctctctctctctctctctctctctctctctctctctctctctctctctctctctctctctcactctctctctctctctctctctctctctctctctctctctctctctctctctctctctctctctctctctctctccttcacctcccccctctctctctctctctctctctctctctctctctctctctctctctctctctctctcccgctctctctctaactctctccctctctatctctctctctcctctctctctctctctctctctctctctctctctctctctctctctctctctctctctctctctctctctctctcccgctctctctctctctaactctctccctctctatctctctctctcctctctctctctctctctctctctctctctctctctctctctctctctctctctctctctctctctctctctctctctctctctctctatctctctctctttctctctctctctctctctctctctctctctctatatatatatatatatatatatatatatatatatatatctccttcacctccccctctctctctccctctctctctctctctctctctctctctctctctctcccccgctctctctctctctcaaatgaaaataaataaataaacaaaaacataaataaatcaacacaaaacagacaaaaaaaaataaagaaaacaaaaacaaaaaacatacctcccccaataaaataataacaatgacaataacaataacaataacacataaacaaacaaaacaaacaaacagaggccTCAAACAAAAACAACTCGACCTCCCAGTGCCATAACGACACCCACCTCGGTCAAGTTGACGTGCATAACAGTGCCATTATAAATCCGGTTGTGTGCCAGACATCCCAGGAACGTGTCCTCGAGGGCGAGCCAGTACCTCGGCCTCCAAACTCTGAAGACGTCGACCTCCATCCTCCAGGACGTGACCTCCGTGCCGAGGTCGTCCtctaaagtggggggggggggaggaggagggattagtcgagaaagggaggaggaagaaggaggaaggaggaggaggatgatgatgatgatgatgatgatgacgatggaggaaattatgatgatgaagaaggggagagaagaggaaaatgaggaggagaaggaggaaaatgatgatgatgatgatgatgatgatgatgatgatgatgatgatgatgatgatgatgatgatgatgatgatgatgacgatgatgaggaggaaaatgaggagaaggaggaaataaggagtaggaggaggaagatgataatgatgttgatggtggtgataatgatgatgaggaggaggaggaggaaaatgatgatgatgagaaggaggaggataatgaagatgatgatgacaatgataataataataataataataataataataataataataataataataataataataataataataataatgataataataataataataataataataataataatgataataataataataatataataataacaatgataataatgataatgatagtaataataataataataataataatgacaataataatattgatgataatgataataacaacaacaataataataataatattaacaataaaaacaatgataataacaataatactgataacaaattattattatcattattattattattattattattattattattattattattattattattattattataatcataataataaaattaataaaaataaaaatagcaataataataatgataatcataataataatgatgataataatgataataataataagaatgataatgatattaacaataatgataataataatttataataataataataatgataataataataatcattattattattattatcattattattattattattattattaatataactataataataacattaataaaaataaatatagtaataataataataataataataataatgatattaataataataatgatattaataataataatgataataattataataataataataatattaataatgataataatgataataataatccttatcattataataataatgatcattattattatcgttattattattattattatagttaataaaaatagcagtaatagtaatgataataataataataataataataataataataatattaacaataaaaacaatgataataacaataatactgacataaaataacattaacagtaataatgctaatactaacgataatgataataccaataataataataatgatagtaatactaatactaatactaataataataataataataataataataataataataataataataataataataataataataataatgatgatgatggtggtgatgatgatgatgataatggtaataatacaaatcagaatgaagatgatgacaacgatgatgatgacggaaaggaagaagaagaagaagaagaagaagaaacagaagaatgcTTCTAATGATGATGCagacgaagatgaagacaaacaataataacattgccaACGCCTCACGTAAAAATAacgaaagataacaacaataacaatagtgaaagcgtaattttttttttttttttttttaaacaaaacctACCTTCATAGCCAACTTTCTTAGTGTCCACCCGTGACCTGGTTCCCTCGGAGGTCAAGGGTCGGTCCCCCAGCTGACCTGACACCGAGGTCAACAGCACGGACAAGGCAAGCAGATGCACGGTCCACATTCTCAAGCAGATGGCCTTTCGAAGAGAAAAAGCGTTTTGTGGATTTTTCAGATatggtttcgtgtgtgtgtgtgtgtgtgtgtgtgtgttgtgtgcgtatgcgtgtgtgtgtgtttttattgtttgtgtttgcgtttatgcGTGTccttgtgtctgtgtgcttgtttgcgtgtgtgtgtgcgcgcgcgcgcgcgtgtgtgtgtgtgtgtgtgtgtgtgtgtgtgtgtgtgtgtgtgtgtgtgtgtgtgtgtgtttgtgtgtgttgtgtttgtgtgtgtttgtgtgcgtatgcgtgtgtgtgtgtttttattgtttgtgtttgcgtttatgcgtgtccttgtgtctgtgtgtttgtttgcgtgtgtgtgcgtgtgtgtgtgagtgtgtgtgtgtgtttgtgtgtgtgtgtgtgtgcgtgtgtgtgtgtgtgtgtgtgtgtatgtgtatgtgtatgtgtatgtgtatgtgtatgtgtatgtgtatgtgtatgtgtatgtgtatgtgtgtgtgtgtgtttgtgtttgtgtttgcgtgtatgcgtgtccttgtgtctgtgtatttgtttgtgtttgtgtgtgtgtgtttgtgtgtgtgtgtgtgtatgtgtgtgcgtgtgcgtgtgtgtgtgtgtgtgtgtgtgtgtgtttgtgtttgcgcgcatGCGTgtccatgtgtctgtgtgttggtttgtgtttgtgtgtgtgtgtgtatgagagagagagagagagtgtgtgtgtatgtgtgtttgtgtgcatgcgtgtccttgtgtctgcgtgtgtttgtttgtgtgtgtttgtgtatttgtgtgtgtttgtgtgtttgtgtgtttgtgtgtttgtgtgtgtgtgtgtgtttgtgtttgcgcgcatGCGTGTCCATGTGTCtatgtgttggtttgtgtttgtgtgtgtgtgtgtgtgtgtatgagagagatagagagagagagagagagagagagagtgtatgtgtgtttgtgtgcatgcgtgtccttgtgtctgcgtgtgtttgtttgtgtgtgtttgtgtatttgtgtgtgtgtgtgtgtgtgtgtttgtgtttgcgcgcatGCGTgtccatgtgtctgtgtgttggtttgtgtttgtgtgtgtgtgtgtgtgtatgagagagagagagagagtgtgtgtgtgtatgtgtgtttgtgtgcatgcgggtccttgtgtctgcgtgtgtttgtttgtgtgtgtttgtgtatttatgtgtgtgtgtttgtgtgtttgtgtgtttgtgtgtgtgtgtgtgtgtgtgtgtttgtgtgtgtgtgtgtgtgtgtttgtgtttgcgcgcatGCGTgtccatgtgtctgtgtgttggtttgtgtttgtgtgtgtgtgtgtgtgtgtatgagagagatagagagagagagagagagagagtgtatgtgtgtttgtgtgcatgcgtgtccttgtgtctgcgtgtgtttgtttgtgtgtgtttgtgtatttgtgtgtgtgtgtgtgtgtgtgtgtgtgtgtgtgtgtttgtgtttgcgcgcatGCGTgtccatgtgtctgtgtgttggtttgtgtttgtgt
This genomic window contains:
- the LOC125040900 gene encoding uncharacterized protein LOC125040900, with amino-acid sequence MWTVHLLALSVLLTSVSGQLGDRPLTSEGTRSRVDTKKVGYEEDDLGTEVTSWRMEVDVFRVWRPRYWLALEDTFLGCLAHNRIYNGTVMHVNLTEIGKLNNGQDRAQACYQLCQNKMAFAGFIAVSYGVGGLMDRCGCHYEYDLDFMFEEDDGTCDGSMSHSRIYCGPGNIECFSRAGGLGGGTPTWLLSLALLISSAHLFGFSR